A portion of the Melitaea cinxia chromosome 1, ilMelCinx1.1, whole genome shotgun sequence genome contains these proteins:
- the LOC123655723 gene encoding uncharacterized protein LOC123655723 — protein sequence MKFIYTCLCLCMAAGLVTPAPANGFVFPDQQRQQKKLEPIITPPVLPVIEHLERDPSTLFPGEGKSVSRQPNPRFRWGGGFNVKPTGNGGLSASVSSSASGAGVSHSASQSFSFGFNEGFSASHSASQASSFNGFGSGFGGSQASSQAASFSGGSVSGASSSSAALSSFGNLAGSQSASSAFGFNSLNGFQPDVSFGDGLLDVRHRGIPNFPFPDLLGRSKGIGAAAFKSRPLARNNDDFLAVLVSN from the exons ATGAAGTTCATCTACACGTGTCTTTGCCTATGTATGGCGGCAGGGCTAGTCACGCCTGCGCCGGCAAATGGGTTCGTATTTCCAGACCAGCAGAGACAACAGAAGAAATTGGAACCGATCATTACTCCGCCTGTTCTTCCAGTTATAGAACATTTAGAACGAGATCCCAGCACTCTCTTTCCGGGAGAAGGAAAGAGCGTATCTCGTCAACCAAATCCAAGGTTTAGATGGGGTGGTGGTTTTAATGTGAAGCCGACCGGAAATGGTGGGTTGTCGGCTAGTGTTAGCAGTAGTGCAAGTGGTGCCGGTGTTAGTCATTCAGCCTCCCAGTCCTTTTCGTTTGGTTTCAATGAAGGATTTAGTGCGTCACATTCGGCGAGTCAGGCGTCTTCCTTTAATGGTTTCGGAAG tgGCTTTGGTGGTAGCCAAGCCAGCAGCCAAGCGGCGTCTTTCAGTGGTGGGTCGGTATCAGGGGCGTCATCTTCTTCGGCAGCACTTTCTTCATTTGGCAACTTGGCAGGAAGTCAGAGTGCCTCGTCTGCTTTTGGTTTCAACTCTTTAAATGGGTTCCAACCTGAT GTCTCATTTGGTGATGGACTTCTTGATGTCAGGCATCGTGGTATACCAAACTTTCCTTTCCCCGATCTTCTCGGTAGAAGCAAAGGTATTGGTGCAGCTGCCTTCAAATCCAGACCACTTGCAAGAAACAACGATGATTTTTTAGCTGTCCTAGTTTCTAATTAA